The Stigmatella aurantiaca DW4/3-1 genome contains the following window.
GGGGGCATCTGGCGAAGGGGGCTGGTTCTCCACGCGGTCGACGTGGCGGGGAATGAACCGGGCCCCTTGCGTCGTCGCGGCGGTGGAGAGCGCCTCGCGCACCGCCGCCATGCCGCCAGGCCCATGGGGCCAGCTGTCCACCACCCACAGCCCTCCGGGAGGCGCGGGCAGCAACTCGCGCCGGCCGTGGGCGATCACCTCCACCCCGCGCAGCTCGTGCACGCGCCAGTCCAGGGGAACCCGGCATCCGAGCGCGGCCAGACGGGAGCGGCACTCAGGGGTCAGCACCACGGGAGGGGGCACGCTGTCCGGCTCACCCTGCGAGTAGACGCGCACATCCAGCGAGATGCCCCGTGCCCGGCCATTGAACAGAAGCGAGGCGGCCAGTCCCGCGCCCGCGATGCCTCCGCCGACGATCGCCACCCTCGAACCGCTGACCAGCCTGTCTGCGCTCATCCCCGCCCTCGCTCGCCCTGTGGCCCACCGCCGCCTCGTGAAGTGCTTCAGTGCCGCTGGGCCACCGGGGGAGGGTGGGGCTCCGCGGCGGTGGTGCTGTGCACCACCACCCGGTCCCGTCCCTCGCGCTTGGCCACATAAAGTGCCGCGTCCGCCGCCTTCATCAGCGCGTCCGTGTTCTCGCGCGGCGCCTCCGGCGAGTGGTCCGCGATCCCCACGCTCACGCTCAGCCCGAAGGGGGCCGGCCGGCCATCGCTGCGCTGCACGACGACGTTGCGCAGCCCCGCCCGGATCCGCTCGGCGAAGGCCGCCGCCTCGGCCGCCGTCTGGTGGGGCAAGAGCGCCACGAACTCGTCCCCGCCGAAGCGGGCCGCGAAGTCCGACTCGCGCAGGTTGTTCTTCAGGTGGGTGGAGAGCGCCAGGATGGCGCGGTTGCCCACATCGTGGCCCATCCCATCATTGATGGCCTTGAGGTGATCCAGGTCGATGACGACCACGGACAGCGGATACTGGTAGCGCAGCGCGCGCCGGAACTCCTCCTCCAGGCGCAGCGTCAGCGAGCGGAAGTTGGCCAGGCCCGTGAGCCCATCGGTCTGGGCCAGCACGCGGAGCCGGTGCTGCTGCTCGCTCTGGCGCAGGGCCCGGTCGATGCGCGCCAGCAATTCCCGCGCGCTTGCGGGCTTGTGAATGAAGTCCACGGCTCCCATTTCCAGGCACCGCTCCAGGGTGGCTTCGTCGGCGTCTCCCGTGAGGAAGATGACCGGCACACAGTCGGTGCGCACGTCGCCCTGAAGGGCCTCCAGCACCGCCAGCCCATCCCCGCTGGGCAGGAAGCGATCCAGGAGGATGAGATCCGGGCAGCGCTCCCGCGCCAGCTCCATGCCTGCGTCCGCGTCGCTCGCGGTCAGCACCGCGAATCGCGACACGAGCAAATCCGAGAGGCTTTCCTGCACACCCGTATCGTCCTCGATGATGAGGACAAGGGGCTGCTCACTGCCCCGGCCGCGCCGTTCCATTCAACGCTCCGCTGCGCATGCCTGCCTTGAAATGGCAGGCCGAAGATCTCGAGCGCTACGCCCTGTGGAGTGCTCTCGCCGCCCTAGCGCCCCACGCGCCCCCGCCGCCACCCTGTCCACCCGCACCCGTCGACCTCCGCAACCTTCACCCGAGACCTCCGGCTGCCAAGCCCGTTTGTCTCTTTGCCCCGATCTTTCGTGACCGGCGGCGTGATGAACGGGGAATGGAGCAAGCTGCGTGCCCCCGGCGAAATCCCAGGGGTTGGAGTCATTTCGGGGAGTTGCGCGACCCGATCCACGCCCGGGTCTTACCCTGGCTGGAAGAGGTTCCAGCGTCAGAAGTCGTGATCCGGTAGGAATTCCCGTATCCGGGCCAACGGATCACCACCTCCCGTCCACTACTAGCGTCGGGTAGTGAACTGAACTCGCCGTCCGCCGCCCCCGCCGAGCGTGGGCATGGGGGGAGTCTCCAGGCCGAACTGCCACCAGGTGGGCTCGTAAGGCTTCATCTTGAGCCGCTTGTCGTTCTGGAGTTGGGTGAGGCTGGACTTGAGCTTCTCATCGGAGGGGTTGGTCTCCACGCCCCGGGCGAGCACCCGCAGGGCCTTGTCCTTCTCCTTGAGCTGCATCAGACACCAGGCGTAGGCCGCCCACATGAGCGACTCCTTCTTACCGGCCTTCACCGCGGCCTCGAAGGCGGACTCCATGGCGACGTAGTCCTTGCGCTGGTAGTGCAGGGCGCCCTCCATGGCCTTGGCCATGGCGTTGCGCGCGCTGGCCTTGGCGAAGTGCGTGCGGGCGCCCTCCAGGTCCTTGGCCATGTACTTGAGCATGCCGATCTGGGCGTGAAGCTCCGGGCCGACCATGATCTGCCACTTCTCGTAGACGAGCCCCTGCTCCAGGGTCTTCACCGCCCGCTCCACGCGCTGGAGGGCTTCCTTCTGGGTGGTGGGCTGTCCCTGGAACTCCTTTTGAACAGATTCCATGAGGCCCTGGATGCGTTGGGCCACCCGGCGTGCCAGGAGGATGAAGGCGCCAATGAAGGCCAGGACGCCCGGGACAAGGCCGGCCCAGAGGGGGAACCCGGCCAATTTAACGCCCAGTGCGATCGCGATGCCGACGCCCAGGGAAATGAGGAGGTTGTACATGCGCGGTCCCTCTAGTCATTTGGCTGTGGCACCGCAATCTCCGGATGCAAGAGAACGTCGGGCGAGGTATACGTCTGCGCCAGTCGACGTCGAAGAGGCCCTCTGTCGAAATTGGTAGACGAGGCGGACTCAAAATCCGCTGCGGCTGACCCCGCGTCCCGGTTCGAGTCCGGGGAGGGCCATTCACCTACCCAGCCACATGTGTCACGCAGCCACCCGGGCGGGTTGGGGATGAACCGCCTTCGGCGCTCGTGGCGAGAGGTGCTCCCATGAAGGTGCTGCTGGTCGAGGATGACCCCAACCTGCGCGAAGGCATGGGCGAGTTGCTGTCCGAGCTGGCCGAGGTGCGCATGGTGGGGCAGGTGAGGGAGGCCCTGGCGGCCCTGAGGGAGGAGCGCTTCGAACTGGTGCTGACGGACCTGCGCATCTCGGGTGACGCGCAGGGGGGCCGCACCATCGTGGAGGCCGCCCAGAAGCAGCAGCAGCCGGTGGCCATCGTCAGCGCGGCCGCCGCCGAGGAGATGACGAAGCTTCTGCTCCCCTTCCATGCGGACGCGATGTTGAGCAAGCCCTTCCAGCTGGAGGACATCCTGGCGCTCGTCGAGCGCTTCCTCGCCCTGCGCACCGAGGCGGAGCGGTGGGCGAAGGCGCCCCCCCCGGCCGGGTCCGCCTGGGCCGAGGTGGCCACGGGGGTGCAGGTGGCGCCTGCCCCGCCGGCCCAGGTCCCGGGGAGCCCCACCTGGGTGCGGATGCAGGCCGGCGCGAGCCATGCCTGGGCGATCCGCCAGAGCGGCGAGGGCATCCTGCTCGTCGAGGGGGACGTTGAAGTGGGCGGCGAGCGCAGGCCCGCCCCTCATTATTTCTTCCTGTCCGCCGGAGGGCCCCGCGAGGTGCACACGGGGGCGGGGTGCCTGGCCGTCTCGCTGGCGTGGAACCGGTGAGGGAGCGGAAGACGGTTCGGACGTGAGCATGCTCTGGCCCACACCCATGGATCCGGCCCTGATGGGCCGTCCCTCGCGCCGTGCCGCCACGGCCGCCATCGAGGCGCACGTCGCAGTGCTTCGCGGGGAGCCGCTCAAGGCCTCCCTGGCCACGGCGCTGCGGGAGGCGGAGGGGTTGGGCGGGCAGGAGCGCCGCTTCGCGGCCCTGGCCGTCCGGGAGCTGTCGCGCCACCAGCGGTTGCTGGATGCCGCGGCCCGGGCGCTCGGACACCCGCCCGGGAAGGTGGGGCTCACCGAGGATCAGGCCTTGGTCCGGTACGCGCTCTGGCGGCGGATCTTCTGTGGGGAGGGGTGGGCTCGCATTGGCCCGGAGGTGCGGCTGCCAGGCCCGGTGCGGCCCCGCACCATTAAAGACGACCTGCTGGCGGGCGTGGTGGAGAAGCCCCTGCCGGACATGCCCCTGCCCGAGTCGGCCACCGAGCGCCTGGCGATGCGCTACTCGTTCCCCACCTGGCTGGTGGAGCGGCTGGCGGCCCTGCACACGCCGCCCATCCTGGAGGCGTTGCTCGCCGCGCTGGACGAGGAGCCGGCGCTGCACTTCCGGGTCCGCCCCTCGGGGACGCGGGACGAGGTGCTCGCGCGGCTGACGGAGGAGGGCGTGGCGGCCGAGGCGGTGGCGCTGGCGCCGGACGCGGTGCGCATCGCGGACAGCAGCCACCGGGTTTTCGAGACACGGGCGATGAAGACGGGGCGCCTCCAGGTCCAGGACGTGGGCAGCCAGCTCATCGCCGAGGTCTGCCGTCCTCCGGGCGGTTCGCTGGAGGGCCGCACGGTGGCGGACGTGTGCGCGGGGGCGGGGGGCAAGACGCTGGCGCTGGCGGACATGGTGGGCAGCGCCGGGCGGGTGCTGGCCGGGGATCGCTCGCGGCGGCGGCTGGCGCAGGCCCGGGAGCGGGTCCGGGAACTGTCGGTGCGCAACGTGGCCTTTCCCCACCCCTTGCCGCTGAGCGAGGCGGACGTGTTGCTGGTGGACGCGCCGTGCAGTGGCACGGGCTCGCTGGGGCGCGAGCCGGATCAGAAGTGGAAGCTCACCGCGAAGGCCATCTCCGAGTTCCAGGCCACCCAGCTGACGCTCCTGGAGGAAGTGGGGCGGGAGGCCCGGCCCGGAGCGCTCATCGTCTACGCGACGTGCTCGCTGCTGCCCGAGGAGAACGACGAGGTGGTGCGGGGCTTTCTGGCGAAGGCGCCGGGCTTCACCTTGGAGCCGGTGGCGCCGGTGCTGGGCGCGGAGCGGGCCGAGGCGCTGTGTGACGGCCCCTTCCTGCGGCCCATTCCTCCGCGGGTGCCAGGGGGCGGCTTCTTCGCCGCGCGCCTGCGCAAGTCCGAGGGTTGACAGTCCCCAAGGGCCCACGTTACGCACGCTCACCCGTCCTTCCGGAGGTGGTGTGTCTTGGCGGAAGTGAAGCAGACCGAGCTGATGAAGCAGATCCAGGAGGCCTTCCGGGTCGCGCAGGCCCAGCTGTCTCACCTCCGGGAAGAGGTCACCCGGACCTCGGAGCTGGCGAGGCTCAACTCCCAGGGCAACTTCCTTCAGATGGAGAAGGACAAGGTGCTGCGCGAGCTGGGCGAGGCGGTTTGGCGGCAGGTGCAGAAGGGCAAGCTGGAGCTGCCTGCCTCGCTCGCTCCGGCCGTGAAAGCCGTGCAGGCGGCCGAGCAGAAGGCCCAGGCCCACGCGCAGGATGTCACCGACATCCTCCAGGAAGGAGAGGCGGCGGCCGCGCGGTTGAAGGGAAAAAACGACGCGAAGGCGCAAACTTCTCTAGCGCCCAAGCCGAAACGGAAGTAGAAGAGCGCCGCTTTCGACGTCGACGCCTCCCAGGGCGAAGGCGGCAGGAAAATTCGGGGCTATAGCTCAGCTGGGAGAGCGCTTGAATGGCATTCAAGAGGTCACCGGTTCGATCCCGGTTAGCTCCACAAAAAAAGCCCTCCGAGGACAATTCCTCGGGGGGCTTTTTGTTTTCCCGGCGCCTCGTGGACGCGGGCGGCGGGCCATGAAAAACGGCCGGGCCCCCGAGGGAGCACCGGCCGTCTGGAACGACGGGCGTTCGGGCGGGCGCCCTACTTGCCGGCGAAGATGCCCATCACGTCCTTGAGCAGCTTGACGGACTCGTCGTGCGGACGCTGGAAGGCGTTGCGGCCCATGATGGATCCGAAGCCGCCGCCCTGGTGGATCTGCTTGATGTCCTCGAGCAGCTCCGGCGTGCTCTTGGACTCGCCGCCCGAGAAGATGACGATGCGCTTGCCGTTGAAGGACGAGCGCACCACCTCGCGCACGCGATCGGCCAGCGTCTTGGTGGCGATGCCGGCCTTCTCGAAGGCCTTCTTGGCCTCGGGCTGCTCGATGAAGTCCGTGGGGGGCTTCACCTTGATGATGTGGGCGCCGAGCTGGGCGCTGATGTGCGCGGCGTAGGCAATCACGTCAATGCCCGTCTCGCCCTCCTTGGAGATGGCGCCGCGCGCGTAGGCCCAGAGCACGGTGGGCAGGCCGTAGGACTTGGCCTCGGCGATGATGTCGCGCAGGTCCTGGTACTGCTCATTGCGCGCCCCGGAGCCGGGGTAGATGGTGTAGCCCACGGCGGCGCAGCCCAGCCGCACGGCGTCCTTCACGGAGGACGTCACGGCGGAGATGGGGTTGGGCACCTTGGCCAGGGTGTCCGAGTTGTTCACCTTGAGGATGAGGGGAATTTCACCGGCGAGCTTGCCGGCGATGGCCTCCAGGAAGCCGAGCGGCGCCGCGTAGGCGCTGCAACCCGTCTCGATGGCGAGCTGGGCGTGGTAGTCGGGATCATACCCGGCCACGTTGGGGCCGAAGGAGCGCGCCGGACCGTGCTCGAAGCCCTGATCCACGGGCAGGATGACCAGCTTGCCGGTGCCGGCGAGCGCGCCGGTGTTCAGCAGGCGGGCCAGGTTGGTGAGGGTGCCCGGGTTGTCGGATGGGTACCACGAGAGGATCTGCTTGACGCGATCAGTGTAGGCCATGTGGCTCCTCGGTCTCGGGCCGGGGCCTGCGAGGCCCAGGCCGGTCGAAAACGGCGCGGATTGTGCTTCCCCGTAACCCACTGCGCCAAGGAGATCTCGCGAAAAAGTGTCGCCCGGGCCCCAGGCGGGTGGACGGGGGGCGGGTGCAGATGTTCGTTGAACGAAGGCCGGAGGCCTGTGAAAGAAGCGGTGACGCCGCCCTTGCGAAGGGAGATGCTGCGCCGCCGCGATTCTTGGCAGCAGCAAGGGTCGCGAACGAGGCCATCCGGTGAAACACACAGTTCTGGCACATCTCGTGGGGATGGGACTGGCGCTCTCCGCCAGCGCGGCGAAGGCACAGGGCGCCCCCGCGGTCTCCCCGGGGACTTCCGCGCCCGTCCCCGGTACGTCCGCCCCCGTTCCCGGGCAGCCCAGCGGCCCAGCGGCGCCGGGCCCGGCGACTCCCTTGGTGGATGTGCCCGCGAGGGCTCCCGAGGTGGGCACGCCAGGGCAGCCTCTGGCCCCCACCCCCCCGGGCGCGCAGCTGCCGGGAGTGCCCGCGAGCCCGGAGCAACCGCTTCTCCAGGGAAAGCCGATCACCTTGGCGGTGCTGGTGGCGCGGGCGCGTCAGCAGGACGCCCGCGTGGAAGAGTCCGAGGCGGAGCTGCGGCGGTTGCAGTCCCTCCAGCGGCAGGCCCACTGGGCCTGGTTCCCGAAGTTCGAGACCGTGCTCGGTTTCGGAGGCCCCATCCCCGAGGCGCGCAACGATGGGTTGGGAGGCCCTCCAACGACGGAGGCCACCCTGGAAGGAGACTTCAACTTCGGAGAGCTGGGCGTGACGTTCCGCGCGGAGGTCAACGCCCTGTTGCCGCTGTTCACCTTCGGCAAGCTCACGGCGCTGGAGAAGGCGGGAGACCAGGGGCCCATCATCGGCCGGGCGCTCCGGGAGCGGGCCCGGGCCGAGGCGGGCTTCCAGGCGGCACAGGCCTTCTATGGATACCAGCTGGCGCGCTCGGGGCTGGCCCAGCTCGATGACACCGAGAAGCGCTTGGATGACGCGGCCAAGCGCATCAACGCCCTGCTGGAGGAAGAGTCCGCGCAGGTGTCCAAGCTGGACACGTACAAGGTGAACTTCTTCCGGCAGGTGGTCATCTCACGCCGCAGCGAGGCGCGGCAGGGCAGGGCGCTCGCGCTGGAGGCCATCCGCCTGCTGGCGGGAAGCAAGCCGGACGAGCCGCTGGAGATCGCCGCGGTGGATCTGCCGCTGGAGGAGGAGTTCAATCCTCCCACCTTGGAGGAGGCGCTGGCGCTGGCCGAGCAGCGCCGGCCCGAGTTGGTGGCGATCCAGGCGGGCGTCACGGCGCGGGAGCAGGAAGTCCTCATCCGCGAGCGCAGCTTCTACCCGGACCTGGGGCTCGTGGGTTTCGCGAAGTTCGCGTACACCACCAACACCACCGTCCAGCGCTCGCCCTTTGCCTATGATCCCTACAACGAGCGCACCGCGGGCATCGGCCTCGCCATGCGGGGCACCTTCGACATCCCCGTGAAGAAGGCGCAGCTGGAGCAGGCCCGCGCCGAGCTGGACAAGCTCAAGGCCCAGCAGCGGCTGTTGCAGGCGGGTCTGCGCCTGGAGGTGACCAAGACGCATGGCGAGCTGGTGGCGGCCCTGGAGCGCGCCCGGTCCGCGACCGAGGCCGAGAAGAACGCGCGGCGCTGGGCCACCGCGGCCTACGCCGCCTTTGATCTCGGCACGGGGGACACCCGTGAACTGGTGGACGCATTCACCGCGCTTGCTCAGGGATCGGCCGACAAAGCGAAGAGCTGGTTTGACGTCCGCCTGGGAATCGCGGCGTTGGAGCGGGTGACCGCCGCACCGCCCGCCCCGGGTGAATAACCTCCTGCCTCACCCTGTCGTCACACCGGCATCGATCTTCTTCCGGAGCTCAAAACGATGATTGCTTCCCTTCTTACCGCCACGCTGCTTGCCGCCGCGCCGGGACCCCTGGATGTGGTCAAGTCCGGCAACGCGGATGTTCAGAAGGCCGCCTCGGCGCCCGGAGCCACCGTCGAGCAACTGGCTACTGTCGTCGAGAAGTTTGTCGACTTCGAGGAACTCTCGAAGCGAGCCCTCGGCAAGAACTGGGACACGCTCAACGCCACGCAGCGCAAGGACTTCACGGAAACCATGAAGGGCCTGCTGCGGGCCTCCTACGCCCAGAAGGCCATCGGACAGGCCCAGGCGGACGTGAAGTACGGCAAGGAGACCATCGAGGGCGACGAAGCCACCGTCGACACCACGTTGACCGTGAAAAAGGATCAGGTTCCGGTCGGCTACAAGCTCTACAAGGCGGCAGGCAAGGGGAACTGGCGCATCTACGACGTCGTCACCGACGATGTGTCCCTGGTGGAGACGTACCGGGGCCAGTTCCGCAAGCTGCTCGCCGACAAGGGCTTCGATGGCCTGCTGTCTACCCTGAAGGCCAAGCGGGCACAGCTGGAGAAGTCGTCGGCCAGCACGGCGGCGCCCGCCCCGGGCGGTGTGGGCGCGAAGGCCCAGGCCACCAGCACCAGCCAGACGGCGCCGGCGGCCAAGGTTCAGAAGCAGTAGTGCTTCACGGCAGAGCGCCCCGCGGCCTCACTTCGGGGCGGCCAGGGCGCTCTGAAGTCCCTGGGCGAGCGGGATGACGGGGGTGAAGCCCAGCTCTTTCGTCGCCCGCTCCGTGGAGCAGGTCCACGCCGCGCACCGCATCTCGCGGACCTTGTCGCGGCTGAGCATGGGGATCGTGCCCCGTACGCGCGCGGCCAGCTCCGAGCCCAAGCCCACCACGTAGCTGATTGCCTCGGGCACCGGCAGCACCGTGGGCGGCGCCCGCCCCAGGGCCTCCGCGAGCGTCACGCAGAAGTCTTCCCACCGGTACTCCGAGCCGTCCGACACCATGTAGACGCCCGCCTCGGGAGCGTCCTGGCGCAGCGTCTGGCCTCGCTCGGCCGCGGCGAGCAGCGCCGTGCAGAGATCATCCACGTGGATGAGCGAGTAGTGCTTCGGGCCAAAGCCGCTCTTGAGCACCAGCCCCAGCCGCGCCATGGGCAGCAGGGCGGGGAGGAACTCCTGATCGCCCGGCCCGTAGACGATGGGCGGGCGGACGATGACCGAAGGAACCCGGTCCGAGAACTCGCGCACCGCGGCCTCGCCCCCCAGCTTGCTGCGGCCGTAGCGGGACACCGGCGCGGGAGTCTCCTCTTCCCGCCGGGGCTGGCCTGGGACGGAGGGGCCCGCGGCCGCCAGCGACGAGCAGAAGACGAGCCGGGGAGGCTTGGGCAGCGCCGCCAGGGCCCGGGCCAGCCGCCGGGTGCCCTCGGCGTTGCCCTGGAAGTAACCCTCCTCGGTCCGGGCCTTGGTGACGCCCGCCAGGTGGAGCACGCAGTCCACGCCGGCCACGGCCTCGGTGAGCCCCTGGCCCGTGAGCAAATCCCCCTCGGCGAAGCGGACACCCAGCGCCTCCAGGGGCCCGCGCTTGGAGGTGCTGCGCACGAGCACGGTCAGCGTGTCGCCGCGCTCGATGATGCGGCGGGCGAGCCGCTGTCCAATGAATCCGGTACCACCCGTGAGGAGAAAGTGCACTGAGAGGCCTTTCAGAGCGGACGCTGGTAGATGCGATGGGTCTTGGAACGCTGGCCGCCCATGGACTCGATCGCCCGGTTCACCAGGTGATTGTCCTCGAGCGTCCAGGAGATCTCTCCGCCCTCGTAGCCGAGGCGGCGCGCGGTCCGGAGCGTGTCCAGGTACAGGATGGCGTCAATCCCGCGCCGCCGGTAGCCCTCCTTGATGCCCAGGGTGATGAGCCGCAGCCGGCGGATCCTCCGCACCGCCAGCAACATCTTCGCCAGCCCCACCGGTATGCCAAAGGTGGTGAGCCGGCCCCCAGCGGCCTTGATGGCCTCGTTGGCGTCCGGCAGCGTGATGGAGAAGGCGACGGGCTCGCCCTTCACCTCGGCGATGAGCACCAGCTCCGGCCGGATGATCTGCTTCATCTCCCGGGCCAGGTGATCGAACTCGCGCTCCGTCATGGGGACGAAGCCCCAGTTCTTCTCCCAGGCCGAGTTGTAGATGGCCTTGAGGCGGGCGACTTCCTCGTTGAGCTGCTTCAGGTTCGCGGGGCGCACGGTGATGCCCTCGCGCTGGCGGATCTTCTCCGCGATGCGGACCACCTTCTCGGGCGGCTCGGCCGAGGACGACAGCTCGAACGACCAGAGGTCCTTGGCCTTGGTGAACCCGCAGGCCTCGATGATCGCGGCGTAGTAGGGCGGGTTGTACGTCGTCATGATGGCCGGCGGTGAGCCAAAGCCGTCCACCAGCAGCCCCAGCTCCTGGTTGCCGGAGAAGTTCATCGGCCCGAGCATCGTGGTGAACCCCTGGGCCTTCAGCCACTGGGACGCCGCGTCGAACAGGCCCCGGGCCACCCCGGCGTCATTCACGCACTCGAACAGGCCGAAGAACCCGTAGTTGGTCCCCTGGAACTCGTTGAAGCGCGGATCCTTCACCGCCGCGATGCGGCCCACCACGTCCTTGCCCCGCCGCGCGAGAAACAGCGCCACCTCGCCGAACTCGAGGAAGGGGTTCTTGCGCGGATCCAGGAAGTCCCGGCGCTCCATCTCCAGGGGGGGCACCCAGTTCGAGTCCCCCCGGTAGAGGGGGTACGCCATGCGGATGAAGGCCGTCTTGTCCGCGCTGCCCTGCACGGGGGTCACCGTCACATCGGCGGGGAGCGGCGGCAGCGAGGGGAAGATCATCGGTTCGGCGGGCAGGGCCATGGGCGCCTAGTTCCTTTCCACCGGGGTGCCGTTGTGGTCGTGCCCGTTCTTCATGAAGAAGTGGGCGCCCTTCTCCAGCAGCAGCCCAGGCAGCTCTCCACGCTTCTTCCACAGGCGCCGGGAGGCTCCGCCCAGCTTGCGCAGATCCTCCGGCTGGAAGTTGGCGGCCCGCCAGGTCAGGTGCTCCACCGCGTCGAAGAGCTTGCCGGCCACCTCCCGGGAGGACATGCGCGAGAGTTGATCCAGCGAGAAGCCGTTCGAATTCACCAGGTGTCCCGCCGCGCCGGCCGCCCACTTCTCCGAGGCCCTGTTGGCGCGCACGCCCGTGCCGGGCCGGGCGATCTGCACCGGTTCGTACACCATGGGCCGCGTCTCGGGGATGACGTCCAGGCGCCGGCCGATCTTCTCGAAGGTGTCCAGCACCTGATCCAGCTGCGCGTCGGTGTGCGTGGCCATGTAGCTGGTGCGGATGAGCGCGTGGCCCGCCTCCACCGCCGGGGGGATGACGGGGTTGGCGAACACGCCCGCCTCGTGCAGCGCCTTCCAGAAGCGGAAACACTTCACCTGATCGCCGATGTGCACCGGCACCACCGGGGTGACGGACACGCCCGTGTCGAACCCCATGGCGCGGAAGCCGTTGTGCATCTTCTCCGCGATGTCGAGCAGCCGCGCGCGGCGCTCCGGCTCCGCCTCGATGATCTCCAGCGCCTTGAGCGCCGACGCCACGGAGGCGGGCGTCATGGACGCCGAGAAGATGACCGAGCGCGCCTTGTGGCGCATGTAGTTGATGACGTCGAAGGGCCCCGCGAGCACGCCGCCCAGCGAGGCGAAGCTCTTGGAGAACGTGCCCATCACCAGGTCCGTCTCCGCCTCCAGGCCGAAGTACTCGGACACGCCGCGCCCGTGCGCGCCCAGCACGCCCATGGAGTGGGCATCGTCCGTCATCAGCCGCGCGTTGTAGCGCTTGGCCAGCTCCACCAGCCGGGGGAGGTTGCACAGGTCCCCC
Protein-coding sequences here:
- a CDS encoding aminotransferase class I/II-fold pyridoxal phosphate-dependent enzyme, translated to MSDVFDKCRSWKDYRIAKAAGIYPYFRSIEASHGATEVEIEGRRVIMVGSNNYLGLSADPRVKEAAIRAVEKFGTTCSGSRLLNGTLALHEELEARLAKFLGRESALVISTGFQTNLALSSILGRHDIVFSDRQNHASLVDGIRLGFATERKFRHNDLDHLEQLLAAAEPNAGKIIITDGVFSMEGDLCNLPRLVELAKRYNARLMTDDAHSMGVLGAHGRGVSEYFGLEAETDLVMGTFSKSFASLGGVLAGPFDVINYMRHKARSVIFSASMTPASVASALKALEIIEAEPERRARLLDIAEKMHNGFRAMGFDTGVSVTPVVPVHIGDQVKCFRFWKALHEAGVFANPVIPPAVEAGHALIRTSYMATHTDAQLDQVLDTFEKIGRRLDVIPETRPMVYEPVQIARPGTGVRANRASEKWAAGAAGHLVNSNGFSLDQLSRMSSREVAGKLFDAVEHLTWRAANFQPEDLRKLGGASRRLWKKRGELPGLLLEKGAHFFMKNGHDHNGTPVERN